The Carnobacterium divergens nucleotide sequence TTATAGTTACAAAAGATCAGAATGTCAACTCCTTTACTCAAGAAAGTAAAAAGAAGAGTAGCTCATCGCTTCCCTTCCTCACTTTCTATTAAATTAATTCATTTGCTCCAACGAGTTCAAAAGTGGATTCTGTATTTTTTTCAATAAATTCATAGGCATCAGAATTATTTTTCAATTCAATTACCATCATAAAATTATCTGGATTTACCATATTAAAGGTAAACGTAGTTGTTTCTTTTTGACGTTTTAAAAATTCAGTTACTTCTGCTACAGTCATTTGATTCATTTGTAGTTCACCCTTTCTCTTAATCTAAAAGCGCTTTCTTTATCTTTGTTATAATATATCATATCTTAAAAGAATTGTCTTATTATTTTTCTTTTAAGACTAACTTACATGCCTTAATAAAAATAAAACAATCCTGTTTAGACTTGTTATTTTAACAATCTAAACAGGATTATTTTAACGTCGTTCTCCATAAATAACATCCAAACAAAACGCACAAGGCTCATCATCTACTCTTCTTGAACCATAGAAAACATTACAAACATGGAAACCATCTTCATAAAGTTTTTCTAAATTCATTCGTGACTTAGTCATTTCAGGTTCGATAGCTGCCTCGTCAATTCGTTGTTGTTTTTCAATATCATCTAGCCGGTCTCTCAAATGTTGATTTTCAATTCGTAAAACGGCATTTTCTTCTACTAGCTCTTCTACCCCTTTTTTTAAACTTGTAATTTGGTGTAGCGTCGCTTCAGTCTCAAGTTCTAGTTTTGTAAAGCTATCATATAAAGTTCTTTTATCCATTTATTATCACCCGTTCTTTAATATGAAATTATAAACTTACGATCCCTTTAAAAGAAACTTACTTTACATACTAGGAGTTGCTCCATTTAACTCTTCTAACGTATACTCTAGAGCTGTTTCGCGGCCTTTTAAGCGTACCTTGATGATACGACTCAATAAATTCAGACCTACTACGGTGCCTTCACCATCTGGTGTTTGTACTTTTTTTCCGTAATCAGGCAACTCACGTTTTGCAGATTCATACTCATCATTTTCATATTTCAAACAACACATCAAACGACCACATAATCCTGAAATTTTCGTTGGATTTAATGATAAGTTTTGATCTTTTGCCATTTTAATTGAAACGGGCATAAAATCACCTAAGAAAGTCGAACAACACAGCATCCGTCCACAAGGTCCGATTCCACCAAGCAATTTGGCTTCATCACGCACACCGATTTGGCGCAATTCAATCCTCGTTTTAAAAACACTCGCTAAATCCTTCACTAACTCACGAAAATCAATGCGCCCTTCCGCACTAAAATTAAAAATCATTTTACTCCGGTCAAACGTATATTCTACGCTAATTAATTTCATTTCTAAATGATGTGCTGAAATTTTTTTATTCGCAACACTAAAAGCTGCTTCAGCGTCTACTTTATTTTGTTCTTCTTTTTTTAAATCTTTATCAGAAGCAATGCCGTTGATTGTTTTAAGTGGTTGGACTAGATCGTCCTCATGTACTTCTTTTTTTTCAATCGCAACAATGCCGATTTCTATACAATGCTGTGTTTCTACAACTACTTTATTTCCTACATGACACTCATATTTTCCTGGAGAAAAATAGTAAATTGTGCCAGCATGTTTGAATCTAACTCCAATTACTGTTTGCATTCCTTGTCCCTCACTCCAAGCATTATCTATTAATCCATTAAAAGAAGCGTCAATTGTTCAAAAACACCCTGTGCTGAAACATTGCTTTCAAGTTTTTTCTTACTTGTTAAGATCATTTCAATACTTTGAGTTAATTTTTTCCCATTAACTTTTTGCTGGAACGCATTTAACACGTCTTGATGTTGTGGATAAGCTAACAAATCAACTGAGCGATAATACAACATTAACGCATCTCGATAAGCAAGCAACAACATGTCTAGGGCGAGTTGTTGGTTCTCACGTTCTTTAAAATGGGTGATAATATCTGTTTGTACAAAAATAAATGCTTGTTTCTCATTTTTGGAAATCTGGTGAAACCATTTCCAGATAATTTCCCTAGCTTCATTAAACCATTCATTGCGATTCATTTCAACCGCAGAATCCAAACTATTCGTCAAATGAACCAACAAAGCCCCTTGTTTTTCACTAATTTCTAATTTTTCCAATTCTTGGAGTAAAATTTGCTTTGGCAATGGACTAAAATGAACTAGCTGACATCGTGATAAGATTGTGGGCAAAATCCGATTTTTAGCTGTTGTTAATAAAAATGCCACAACGGTTCCATCTGGTTCTTCTAAAAATTTCAATAAGCTATTCGCAGCTCCAACGGTCATTTTTTCAACATCCGTCACAATAAAAACTTTTTGTCTGCTTTCTACACCACTTTTTGAGAACTCCGTTTTTAATTCTCTTACTTGATCCACCTTGATTGATAAGCCATCTGGTTCAATTTCAAGGACATCTGGGTGTTGATGAGCTGCTACCCTTTTGCAGTTTAAACAAACCCCACAAGGAGAACCATCCACTTTATCTTGGCAAAAAAGTGATTGTGCAAGCCACATCGCCATTTCTTTTTTGCCTGTGCCTGTTGTCCCTTCAAAAAGGTAAGCATGGAGAAGATCTCCATGCTTTAAATTTCGCTTAAAGCGATTCATTAATTCAGGTTGAAGCCACGCTAGTTTTTTTTCTTCTGTTCCTTCCATTTTGTCACCTTCACTCATCGCTTAAAATTGATGGAATTGTTCAACTGGCATTACAAAAACGGTCGCTCCGCCGACTTGAACTTCTATTGGGTAAGGCATATGAGTATCCATTGAAACATCTAAACTAATTGGTGGCGTCATAAATTGTTCTCTAGCTTGACAGGTTTCACGAATCAAGTTTAAAACTTCATCCACTCGCTCGTCTTCAATCCCTACGATAAACGTTGTATTTCCTGCTTTCAAAAAACCGCCTGTTGTTGAGAGCTTTGTTGCACGGACACCTGCATCTACAAATTCATTAGACAAACGTACACTATCTTTATCTTGGACAATCGCTAAAATTAATTTCATCATTACTCAACCTTTCTCTTTTTAAAATTTAGTTGGAAAAACGCGTTTAATCTGATCTAAACAAGCTGCTACGACTTCTTCAATCGTACCACTTGCATCAATCAAGGTGATTCTTGCTGGATTTTCTGCTACTAAAGTTAAATACGCTGCACGAACCGCTTCATGAAACTCCAATTTTTCTTGATCCAAACGATCAAATTGACGTGTTTCCTTATTGCGATTGATGCGTTCAATTCCAACGCTAGCCTCTACATCTAAGTACAAGGTTAAATCCGGCGTTACACCGTCTGTTGCAAAGTGATTGATTGCTGCTACCTCTGAAATTCCAATCCCACGAGCAGCCCCTTGATAGGCTAGTGAGCTGTCGACAAATCGATCACAAATTACTAAAGCATCCTTGGCTAAAGCTGGGTTGATTCTT carries:
- a CDS encoding initiation-control protein YabA; translated protein: MDKRTLYDSFTKLELETEATLHQITSLKKGVEELVEENAVLRIENQHLRDRLDDIEKQQRIDEAAIEPEMTKSRMNLEKLYEDGFHVCNVFYGSRRVDDEPCAFCLDVIYGERR
- the tmk gene encoding dTMP kinase is translated as MAGIFITVEGPDGAGKTSVLRELLPLLESAIKMDVVATREPGGSRIAEEIRELILNPQNTEMDIRTEALLYAAARRQHLIERINPALAKDALVICDRFVDSSLAYQGAARGIGISEVAAINHFATDGVTPDLTLYLDVEASVGIERINRNKETRQFDRLDQEKLEFHEAVRAAYLTLVAENPARITLIDASGTIEEVVAACLDQIKRVFPTKF
- a CDS encoding cyclic-di-AMP receptor, with the protein product MKLILAIVQDKDSVRLSNEFVDAGVRATKLSTTGGFLKAGNTTFIVGIEDERVDEVLNLIRETCQAREQFMTPPISLDVSMDTHMPYPIEVQVGGATVFVMPVEQFHQF
- a CDS encoding PSP1 domain-containing protein produces the protein MQTVIGVRFKHAGTIYYFSPGKYECHVGNKVVVETQHCIEIGIVAIEKKEVHEDDLVQPLKTINGIASDKDLKKEEQNKVDAEAAFSVANKKISAHHLEMKLISVEYTFDRSKMIFNFSAEGRIDFRELVKDLASVFKTRIELRQIGVRDEAKLLGGIGPCGRMLCCSTFLGDFMPVSIKMAKDQNLSLNPTKISGLCGRLMCCLKYENDEYESAKRELPDYGKKVQTPDGEGTVVGLNLLSRIIKVRLKGRETALEYTLEELNGATPSM
- the holB gene encoding DNA polymerase III subunit delta' is translated as MEGTEEKKLAWLQPELMNRFKRNLKHGDLLHAYLFEGTTGTGKKEMAMWLAQSLFCQDKVDGSPCGVCLNCKRVAAHQHPDVLEIEPDGLSIKVDQVRELKTEFSKSGVESRQKVFIVTDVEKMTVGAANSLLKFLEEPDGTVVAFLLTTAKNRILPTILSRCQLVHFSPLPKQILLQELEKLEISEKQGALLVHLTNSLDSAVEMNRNEWFNEAREIIWKWFHQISKNEKQAFIFVQTDIITHFKERENQQLALDMLLLAYRDALMLYYRSVDLLAYPQHQDVLNAFQQKVNGKKLTQSIEMILTSKKKLESNVSAQGVFEQLTLLLMD